The genomic window GGAGGGCAAGCGTCGTCTTTCCGGCACCGCCCTTCTGGTTGAGAATGGCGACGATCATGAGGCGCCTCCCGACTTGCGGGATCGTGGCGGCTTTACGGGACGCGAAGCATCGTCTGCCGTAAAGGAGGATTTACGGAAAGTCGTAGCCGGCTCGTGTCCGGTTTTCGTCTTTGCGGAGCCGATATCGAGAGTTCTGGCAGCGCCGCGGATGAGTTTTTCCACATCGCGCGCGCCCCCTTCAAGGTTAGATTCACTGTTAGACTCTAAGTTAAGGCCCGGATTCGTCGTTTCAGACCAGAGACTTAACTGCGGTTCGTGCGTGCGAAGTCCCGATACCGTCTGCGTGCAAAATCCCGATAGCCCTGCGTGCGAAGTCCCGAGTGTTTCCACAGGTTTATCCACAGGGCCTGTGGGGAACTCTGCGGGCAGGATTCGGAGCAGCTCGCGGCGGCCCTCGCGCTCGATCCGCAGCCGGTAGCCGGGCAGCGGCTGGCGCAGAACGATGCGGCGGAGCTGGAGCGCGAAATCGGAGACGCGGACCAGGCTGCCCGATTTTTCATGAAGATGCGGGACATCGAACAGCCACCCGCCTGGCTGGCGACCCGCATGCTTGCGGGCGACGCGGTACAGCCAGCGCTCTATCCCACCAGTCAGCCGGAAGTAAGCCGGATCGATTGTGAGAACCAGCGATCGGTCGATGACGCCGCGATAAAACCAGTCTGGCAGGACGAACTCCATGCCCTCGACGCGGCCGTCGGCGCGGGTGAGTTCCTCCCACTCGTTGATCCACGAGAACTGGTGTCGCCGCCAGTTCTCGCCGTGTCGGATATTGGTGCGGATGACGGTGGACTGGAGCCTGGTGAGAGCGCCTTTCAGGAGCCTGTAGTCGCGCGCGCCGGTCTCGCGGCCGATCGCGGTGAGAAGTTGATAGGGCGTGAAGCGCAGGAAACGCGAGGTTCGAAGGCCCAGGTTCTCGGCCTCCACGATCTGGCTTGCGGCCCAGATCAGGACATCGGCGTCCCAGATCGTCGCCATGCCGTGCTCCTGAACGGCGAGGACCTCGACGCGAACGTCTCCCGCTTGGTAGAGGATCGGAACGATGCGCTTGGATTTTGCGAGCGAGAAGAACGGACGTTCCATCAGATCGCGCTGGTCGCGCGGCTTTGCATCGCCGGTCGCCACGACGAACGGATCGAGCGTGTTACGCTCGCTGGAGGTGATGAGGCGGCGGCGCTGCATGCCGTGTCCGCCTCAGCGATGGCGCGCCGCGCCGCCATAGGCGAGCGAAGGAACAGATGCCTGACGCTTGGCGGGCAGCACAGAGCCGCGTGGATCGGAAGTCGAGGTGACGGAGCCGCGTTCGGTCCAGGCCTGAAGATCGTCAATGGCGTAGACGACGCGGCCGCCGAGCTTGCGATAGGCTGGCCCAGTCCCGTAGGTGCGATGCTTTTCGAGGGTACGGGCAGAAAGGCTCAGGAACTCGGCCGCTTCCTTGGTGCGCAGGAAGCGCGGCGGGACGGTGGGATGAACAGGTCGCATGGATCGGGCCTCCGTGGTGTTGCATGCGGTCGCTGGTGGGCAGCGGCGGATGACGATCACGGTGGCGAAGATCGCAGGCGTAGAGGGAGGGGGAACTTAGGGTGCGCTAATTCTCACCCCTGCGGGGTCATGTCAGGACCGGCGGCGATGGCGCAGCAGCGTGCGATAGCCGCCGGCGATCATCGCCATCCCATCCTTCACCAAGGCTGTCGTGGCATCGCGGAGCGCGGAGGTTTTCCAGTGTTCGGAGGCGACGCGGTCGACGCCGAAGATGACGCCGGCGATGTCGCGATAGGTGGCGCCGTCCATGCGTCCGTCGGTGGCTTGCAGCATGAACCGGTGACGACGTTTTTGCTGCGGCGTCAGTCGGCGGTCGTCAGGGACTGTGCGCCCCAGAAGGGCGCGCAGTAGGCGCTCAATCGCCTCTGTGCGGTCGAAACCGTCTGGATCGAGCGGCACGAGCGCCGCGAGAGGGGTTTCAGGCGGCACGCCGGCAAGTTGGACGATCCGGATCGCTTGGCCGCCAGTTTTGAACAGGAAATGCCTGCCGTCCTCGTCCTCGTGCGCGCGCGCGGCTGGTTCGCGCAGCTCGGAATAGAAATTGTCGACCGTCGGCAGAAGGGCGGGCATCTGTGCGAGCAGCACGGCGCTGGTGTCCGCCTCCGCCGACCAGACCACGGGACCCTCTCCAGCACTCAGCGACGGCGGGACGAAAAAACTGCAGGCCCCACTTCAGACGCAGTTCCTGTTTCAGGGAGGGGCTGTCAGCCCGGGCATAGTCGTTCTGATAGTCGGTATTGCGCCTGAGCCATTCCCAGGCGAGGTCGGGAGAGTCGAGGGCGTCCAGGTAGTCGTAAGTCTCCGAGGACCGCCAGCGCGATATGTTAGGCTTCATCCTTTTTCCTCGTGCCACAACGTGGGGGCGCAAACGTTCCCGAAACTTGATGATTTGGGAAGAGTTTAAGAATGCATCAAGCGATGCCAGCGGCGCAACGCTGCATTATCAGCGGCCTTCGCGAAGGATCTGGCGATAGCCGTGCTCGGTCATCCAGCGGGCACGGGCAAGATGGCTGTCGTGAATGCGCCGGGCACGTTCCGGCTCGGCGTCGGGATCGATCCCGAAAATGACGGCAACCGCTTCGCGCCAGTCAGCGCCATCAGTCGCGGCGTCGAGCACGCGCATATACACCTTCATGTGCGACCGATCGTAGTCCGTGAGTACGGCGCTGTTCGGCGGCTCATCAAGGAAACCCGGCTCTGTCATTCATCCTCCCAAACGGGAAATCTATATCTTTGAATGGGCAGTATGGGAACGTCCATCATTGTCGAGCAGACGGATGCAAGAATGATGACATCGTTGTCGAACGACATCTGTATCGGCGACGCGGAGTAGCCCGATAACGACGAAACACGCCAATATTCACAGGCGCTTTCCGCTATCTGGTGCATTGCCCTTATCCATGATCATCACGCCTTCTCCCTTGTCGATGGTCAGGAAGACGATGCCGTTGCGCTCAAGGGCACGCCGCACTTGGTCGCGGGTCGATTCATAGACGCGCAACCCGTTCTCGGATTCGAGACGTCTGAGTGCGGTTAGCGATACCTGGGCCGTGTCGGCAAGCGTCTCCTGTTTCCAGCCAAGCAACGCTCGTGCGGCCCGTGACTGACGGGCGGTGATCATGAACGCGATCACCGCCACAGGTCGCGGCGCAGAAGCCAGAACTACGATGATAATAATCGCTTTTTGCACGAATGCCACCCATAATCGTCTTTTCTTGGTGCTTCGACTATGTGTCTGACACAGGTGATTCGGCTGCCGGAAGCGCCGCAGTCGCGACAATGACGGTGCTCGTATCGCGAGCCGGGCAAGGCCCGGCGAGCGGCGATCGCACCGAGGAGACGCGGCCGCACCGCCGATCAGGACCACGGATCGGTGGCAATCCGTCCAATCGGAAAGCCTGAACAGCGTAAATCCGTAGAGCCGGCTTTCCGGCTCTACGGATTGCGGTCAACGCGTCTTAAGGCGTTGCATACCCTCGGCCAACGTCCAGAGCGCGCGGTTGAGGGTGACATTCTGATCGATACCGTTGACGGCGCGGGTCTGGCTGCGGCGGATGCGGCCTCCGGCATTGCGCCTGCTCCCGTGCAAACCGCCCTTTATCATGTTTTCCTGAATAACGTTGTAGGTGGTCCAGAGGCTTTGCCCGCTATCCTCACGGCGGCGCGGGATCAAAATCTGGTCGGGTCGGATAGGTCTTTCTTCCTCACCGTAGCGGGCGAAAAGGCTCGCGTCGGCAAGAACGCGCTGTTCTTCCTCCGACAACCGGGTTTCCTTCATGGTCTCGCTGGCGTCGATGAGGCGCGGGAAATCCTCCGCCACGGTATAAACGCCCTCGATGATATCATGCTGGATATTCCCCTTGTGTGGGACGCGGACTTCCTCGAAGCGCTCGCCCGCAACCAGACTGTTGGTGCAGACGAAACGCAACATCCCGGCGAACATCTGGTAGCTGCTGGTGCCATCATGGCTGTTGACGATGATGACTTCCGCCGCCTCCGGCTTGCCGATACCGTCATCCCTGCGCAGGCGCAGCATGTGTTTGGCGTGTCCCATGCGATCCCCATCGCGCGGAACCGCCTGCACGGCAAAGAACGGAAGCCATCCTTCCCGGCGCAGCCCCTCCACGATGTCGATGGTGGGCACGTAAACATAACGCTGCGAACGACTGTCGTGCGCCTCGCGGGCGAAGATGGATGGGACGTGCCGATAAAGCGCCTCGTTGTCGAGCGCTTCGCGACCGCTGATCTGGTGGCTGTTGCGGCCGAAGCGTGTGGCGAGATGATAGTTCATGGTCCTTGCTCCTTTCCCGTTGATGCCGAAGGCATGTCCCCCGACATGCCTTCCGGAGGCGCGCGAGCGCGCGGGGATGGGAGGGGGCAAATGCCGGCGAGCATGGCCGGCCTGCCAGCGTGAGCGGGACGGAATGGAGACGACCGGAAGGATGAGGATCGTCGGCCGTGCTGCGAACCGGCGGGCCTGCCACTGCGCAGGCGGCGTTTGAGGGGAGAAAGGGGAAAAGTTTCCCTTGGCTTCCCCCTTGATCGGCAAGGCACGGGCCGCAGCTGACCGCGACAAGGTGCGCGCAGCGCTCCGTATTCCCTGATGGCGACGGGCATGAGCATGGCAAAGCCCCGCTGTCGCGGGGCTCGACCGATGGCCTGTTCAGTTGGCGGCGCGGCGGCGTGACCAGATGAGCGCCAGTTCCTCGGTCTCCGTTTCGACCAGGCTCGCATAGATCGGAGCGGCGAAGCTCGGGTCGTCCAGCTTGACCGAGAGGTAGGAGTTGCCCTTGTCGGACTGCCTCTTCCATGCCGCTCCGAATTCCGTGGTTCCCACGAGCACGCGAAAGTCGGGGCCGTTTTCGGTTTCGCCCTCGACGGGCAAGAACTTCACCGACTTGACGTTGAGGTTGAGAGTTTTCACGGCGCCGGTAAAGCCGTTTTCGGCGCGGGTGAAAGTGCCGATCGTAGCCATCATGATTTTCCTTCTGCTGATCGGATCGCGCCCATCGCGATCTCGATGGCGGTCGAAAGACCGGGGACGATCGGCCCGCACCCCTCCGGGGCCGGAACAACGTGAAGGGCGGCCGGCGACGGCTTTTTGATGATGTGGACACCCCCACCACTACCGCCGAGAATATCGGCAGGGACCAATCAAACGTTGGAAAGGAAACGGGATGTCCAGGCTGACAATCGGAATCGACCTTGCAAAGAATGTCTTCCAGGTTCACGGCATTGATGACAGCAGTCGTGTCGTGATCGCTCAGAAACTCCGGCGCACACACCTTCTTGCATTCTTTGCCAAGCTGGAGCCGAGTCTGATCGGCATGGAGGCGTGCGGCTCCGCGCATCACTGGGCTCGCGAACTGACAGGCATGGGCCATGAGGTCAAGCTGATGGCGCCGGCTTATGTGAAGCCGTACGTGAAGCGGGGGAAGAACGACATGGTGGATGCCGAGGCGATCTGCGAGGCTGTGACCCGGCCGACCATGCGGTTCGTTCCAATCAAAACCGCGTCGCAGCAGTCGATCCTGATGGTGCACAAGTCGCGTGCTCTCCTCATCCGGCAGAGGACCATGCTGGTGAACGCCTTACGAGGCCATCTCACCGAGATCGGCATCGTGGCGCCGGTCGGGATCGAAAGAACGGCAGAGCTCGTCGAGCGGGTGCTCGCACACGAGCCGACAGAGCTGGACGTTCCGCCGCTCGTGACTGACATTGTCGTATCCTTGGCCAGGCAAATCGACTCCCTGACCGCCGAGGTCAGGACACTTGAAGCCAAGATACGCGAATGGCA from Agrobacterium vitis includes these protein-coding regions:
- a CDS encoding DUF736 domain-containing protein; the encoded protein is MATIGTFTRAENGFTGAVKTLNLNVKSVKFLPVEGETENGPDFRVLVGTTEFGAAWKRQSDKGNSYLSVKLDDPSFAAPIYASLVETETEELALIWSRRRAAN
- a CDS encoding DNA -binding domain-containing protein, whose product is MTEPGFLDEPPNSAVLTDYDRSHMKVYMRVLDAATDGADWREAVAVIFGIDPDAEPERARRIHDSHLARARWMTEHGYRQILREGR
- a CDS encoding DUF2285 domain-containing protein, translated to MREPAARAHEDEDGRHFLFKTGGQAIRIVQLAGVPPETPLAALVPLDPDGFDRTEAIERLLRALLGRTVPDDRRLTPQQKRRHRFMLQATDGRMDGATYRDIAGVIFGVDRVASEHWKTSALRDATTALVKDGMAMIAGGYRTLLRHRRRS
- a CDS encoding DUF932 domain-containing protein, with the protein product MNYHLATRFGRNSHQISGREALDNEALYRHVPSIFAREAHDSRSQRYVYVPTIDIVEGLRREGWLPFFAVQAVPRDGDRMGHAKHMLRLRRDDGIGKPEAAEVIIVNSHDGTSSYQMFAGMLRFVCTNSLVAGERFEEVRVPHKGNIQHDIIEGVYTVAEDFPRLIDASETMKETRLSEEEQRVLADASLFARYGEEERPIRPDQILIPRRREDSGQSLWTTYNVIQENMIKGGLHGSRRNAGGRIRRSQTRAVNGIDQNVTLNRALWTLAEGMQRLKTR
- a CDS encoding replication initiator protein A, encoding MQRRRLITSSERNTLDPFVVATGDAKPRDQRDLMERPFFSLAKSKRIVPILYQAGDVRVEVLAVQEHGMATIWDADVLIWAASQIVEAENLGLRTSRFLRFTPYQLLTAIGRETGARDYRLLKGALTRLQSTVIRTNIRHGENWRRHQFSWINEWEELTRADGRVEGMEFVLPDWFYRGVIDRSLVLTIDPAYFRLTGGIERWLYRVARKHAGRQPGGWLFDVPHLHEKSGSLVRVSDFALQLRRIVLRQPLPGYRLRIEREGRRELLRILPAEFPTGPVDKPVETLGTSHAGLSGFCTQTVSGLRTHEPQLSLWSETTNPGLNLESNSESNLEGGARDVEKLIRGAARTLDIGSAKTKTGHEPATTFRKSSFTADDASRPVKPPRSRKSGGAS
- a CDS encoding helix-turn-helix transcriptional regulator, yielding MRPVHPTVPPRFLRTKEAAEFLSLSARTLEKHRTYGTGPAYRKLGGRVVYAIDDLQAWTERGSVTSTSDPRGSVLPAKRQASVPSLAYGGAARHR
- a CDS encoding transcriptional regulator domain-containing protein; the protein is MKPNISRWRSSETYDYLDALDSPDLAWEWLRRNTDYQNDYARADSPSLKQELRLKWGLQFFRPAVAECWRGSRGLVGGGGHQRRAARTDARPSADGRQFLFRAARTSRARARGRGRQAFPVQNWRPSDPDRPTCRRAA
- a CDS encoding IS110 family transposase, translated to MSRLTIGIDLAKNVFQVHGIDDSSRVVIAQKLRRTHLLAFFAKLEPSLIGMEACGSAHHWARELTGMGHEVKLMAPAYVKPYVKRGKNDMVDAEAICEAVTRPTMRFVPIKTASQQSILMVHKSRALLIRQRTMLVNALRGHLTEIGIVAPVGIERTAELVERVLAHEPTELDVPPLVTDIVVSLARQIDSLTAEVRTLEAKIREWQRTSEAGRRLATIPGVGVITATALAATVPDASVFRSGREFAAWLGLTPRSNSSGGKERLGRITKAGNRYLRTLLIVGATAVLRHVRHKMHGPLIEWVRKLLLTKPPRLTTVALANKMARIAWAVMTRQTVYTNAIA